One Nicotiana tomentosiformis chromosome 4, ASM39032v3, whole genome shotgun sequence genomic window carries:
- the LOC138909477 gene encoding uncharacterized protein: MEKGYQETIHTLEENLRNLHFEKDLQAQESEGEKKSLIRKNEAIRVQLQQIKKASKVPVRSWKDQKTIANLMGKVQDYDAILAKTEKALDKAKEKIVQLNNEAKSRKDRQATEFEEERAHFKRERVHWVLLEAQLQAELKEMIRYNRDCQHANFDRERAQVTLEQARLRALLESALDREGHIREIATTRQQQLQDRDQNFQYFRQNDWLRSRIQAGWSSRNDSGNDSRENQTGKEHARVLIKILNKAHVSEKTTINQLEKVANRFFEVNIISFTDDELPEEGAGHNRALHLIVKCEGHFVKQVMVDGGSSVDLCPLSTLQSMKINTNRIRPSNIHIRDFDGSSRDILGRSTSP, translated from the exons ATGGAAAAGGGATACCAAGAAACTATCCATACTTTGGAAGAAAATTTGAGGAACCTCCATTTTGAGAAAGACTTGCAAGCACAAGAATctgaaggggaaaagaagagtctGATCCGCAAAAATGAAGCCATTCGTGTCCAACTTCAACAAATAAAGAAAGCCTCCAAGGTACCGGTCAGAAGTTGGAAAGACCAGAAAACCATTGCCAATTTGATGGGAAAGGTGCAAGATTATGACGCCATCTTGGCAAAAACTGAAAAGGCATTGGACAAAGCCAAGGAAAAAATTGTACAGTTAAATAATGAGGCCAAATCTAGAAAGGATCGCCAAGCAacagaatttgaagaagagagggCTCACTTCAAGAGAGAGAGGGTCCATTGGGTACTTTTGGAAGCTCAACTTCAGGCAGAATTGAAAGAAATGATAAGGTACAATAGAGACTGCCAACATGCAAATTTTGATAGGGAGAGGGCTCAAGTGACACTCGAGCAGGCTAGACTTCGGGCTCTGTTGGAGTCAGCTTTAGATCGCGAGGGACACATAAGAGAGATAGCCACTACTCGCCAACAACAGTTACAAGATCGAGACCAGAACTTTCAGTACTTCAGACA GAATGATTGGCTGAGATCAagaatacaagccggttggtcaAGCAGAAATGACAGCGGGAACGATTCAAGAGagaaccaaactggaa aagagcatgcccgtgtactaatcaagatCCTGAAcaaggcacatgtctcagagaagaCCACCATAAATCAGTTAGAGAAGGTGGCCAATAGATTTTTCGAGGTGAACATAATCTcttttactgatgatgaacttccagAGGAAGGAGCCGGGCACAATAGGGCTTTACACctgattgtcaaatgtgaggggcatttTGTAAAGcaagtcatggttgatggaggctcaagtgtagatttatgccctctctctaccttgcaaagcatgaagatcaatacaaaCAGAATCCGACCCAGCAATATTCACATTCGGGATTTTGATGGCTCATCGAGAGATAtattggggagatcaacctcaccatga
- the LOC138909474 gene encoding uncharacterized protein: MGSLDPPVSSSSSSSTYTLDPSSLLILLSSDVPGVSLVVVPLSGNGFGAWKRSMIVSLSTRNKIRFIDGTCVKPPENSPQFRQWDYCNNIVISWLTISLSPDIAESGSLDIASYFNKLKKIWDELGVMCSSHANSCSCAAKEGLQKEKEKDKVHQFLKGLNEVYVGVKSNLLMMHHLPSLDCFDNIVLQDEKKANQYISSVSP, encoded by the exons ATGGGTAGTCTTGATCCTCCCGTGTCTTCCTCATCCTCATCATCCACATACACACTTGATCCCTCTTCCCTATTAATTCTCCTTTCTTCTGATGTACCTGGAGTCTCTCTTGTTGTGGTACCGTTGTCGGGGAATGGGTTTGGAGCTTGGAAGCGTAGTATGATTGTTTCATTATCTACTAGAAATAAGATCAGATTTATTGATGGGACCTGTGTTAAGCCTCCAGAAAATTCTCCTCAGTTTAGGCAATGGGATTATTGTAATAATATAGTCATATCATGGCTGACCATCTCACTCTCACCAGATATAGCTGAGAGT GGATCTCTCGACATTGCTTCATATTTTAACAAACTTAAGAAAATATGGGATGAGTTGGGTGTTATGTGTAGTAGTCATGCAAACTCTTGTAGTTGTGCTGCTAAAGAAGGTTTGCAAAAGGAGAAAGAAAAGGACAAAGTCCATCAGTTCCTCAAGGGTTTGAATGAGGTCTATGTAGGTGTTAAAAGCAATTTGTTGATGATGCATCATTTACCCTCTCTTGATTGTTTTGATAACATCGTTTTGCAAGATGAAAAAAAGGCAAATCAGTACATATCCTCAGTTTCACCCTGA
- the LOC138909476 gene encoding uncharacterized protein, translated as MVLKHFKSFMGVTVRLRKRFQEAVSSVQEPLEDLLKTMSDSYNPKRKNNSLVKISGTARVNKKRKTASSIFVVTPPTRGRATRSQKKQSEAELEKALEESKRKAAAKGKKKMVEHVEEVEIEEMDLVLYDEEETEEVEAVTPKAKKIKSYKKKSHLKTKSAEPSTLAKRTKSTMKSRKMKVVEEEESEYEEETDQEHDKMAKFGKRTILKGRLLRDLEEEGIVMLLEKLQLQG; from the coding sequence atggtcttaaaacacttcaaaAGTTTTATGGGTGTTACAGTAAGGTTGAGGAAGAGGTTCCAAGAAGCTGTTTCATCTGTGCAGGAACCCCTCGAAGACCTATTGAAAACGATGTCTGACAGTTACAATCCAAAAAGGAAGAATAATTCATTAGTTAAAATTTCTGGCACTGCTAGGgtaaacaagaaaagaaagaCTGCCTCTTCTATATTTGTAGTGACTCCTCCTACAAGAGGGagagctacaaggagtcagaagaaACAGAGTGAGGCTGAACTGGAAAAAGCCCTAGAAGAGAGTAAAAGAAAAGCTGCTGCAAAGGGAAAGAAGAAAATGGTTGAGCATGTTGAGGAagttgaaattgaggagatgGACCTGGTCCTTTATGATGAAGAGGAGACAGAGGAGGTGGAGGCTGTGACTCCAAAGGCAAAGAAAATCAAGTCTTACAAAAAAAAGTCTCATTTGAAGACAAAGTCTGCAGAGCCTTCTACCTTGGCTAAAAGAACCAAGTCTACCATGAAATCTAGGAAAATGAAAGTAGTGGAGGAAGAAGAAAGTGAATATGAAGAAGAAACTGATCAAGAACATGACAAGATGGCTAAGTTTGGGAAAAGAACCATCTTGAAGGGTAGACTCCTCagggacttggaggaggaagggatAGTGATGCTACTAGAAAAACTACAACTGCAAGGTTAG